From the genome of Paracoccus seriniphilus, one region includes:
- a CDS encoding polyprenyl synthetase family protein, whose product MQARLEEVKTQVQATLDGAIATLPESELRDAMAYATVGGKRVRAFLVMESCRLHGIDARAALPVAAAVEALHAYSLVHDDLPAMDDDDLRRGMPTCHVQWSEATAILAGDALQTLAFQLLTSEVIGDAEARLRLLRAFAEAVGANGMVWGQAQDIAAETADRPLDLAEVKRLQRAKTGALFGFSAMSGALIAGGDSAPLGRYAKALGLAFQIADDILDVTGDEELTGKRVGKDDAAGKATFVSLLGLEGAKAEARRYVAKATDALNPYGEDAENLRDLARFVIERDT is encoded by the coding sequence ATGCAGGCCCGGCTGGAGGAGGTCAAGACGCAGGTTCAGGCCACGCTGGATGGCGCCATTGCGACCCTGCCCGAGAGCGAACTGCGTGATGCGATGGCCTATGCCACTGTCGGTGGCAAGCGCGTGCGGGCCTTTCTGGTAATGGAATCCTGTCGTCTTCACGGCATTGATGCCCGGGCCGCCTTGCCCGTTGCCGCCGCCGTCGAGGCCTTGCATGCCTATAGTCTGGTGCATGACGATCTTCCAGCCATGGATGATGATGACCTGCGGCGTGGCATGCCGACCTGTCACGTTCAATGGTCCGAAGCGACGGCCATTCTGGCTGGCGATGCCCTGCAGACCCTGGCCTTCCAGTTGCTGACAAGCGAGGTGATCGGCGATGCCGAGGCGCGTCTTCGGTTGCTGCGGGCCTTTGCCGAAGCGGTGGGCGCAAATGGCATGGTCTGGGGACAGGCACAGGATATCGCGGCAGAAACCGCCGACCGGCCGCTGGATCTTGCCGAGGTCAAGCGGTTGCAGCGCGCCAAGACCGGGGCGCTGTTCGGCTTTTCGGCGATGTCGGGGGCGCTGATTGCCGGAGGGGATTCCGCGCCTCTTGGACGCTATGCCAAGGCGCTGGGGCTGGCATTCCAGATTGCCGATGACATTCTTGACGTGACCGGTGACGAGGAATTGACCGGCAAGCGGGTCGGCAAGGATGATGCCGCAGGCAAGGCAACTTTCGTTTCCCTTCTGGGGCTTGAGGGCGCAAAGGCCGAGGCGAGACGCTATGTCGCCAAGGCAACGGATGCGCTGAACCCCTATGGCGAGGATGCGGAAAACTTGCGTGATCTGGCGCGTTTCGTTATCGAACGCGATACCTGA
- the dapF gene encoding diaminopimelate epimerase, with translation MKMHGLGNDFVVLDLRDGGAPPSPQVVARIADRHCGVGFDQLATVAWDDQADVRLVFWNADGSFSSACGNATRCIARFVMDETGRDRLSLRTDHGMLYAEDAGHGLTRVNMGQPVLDWQSIPLAQEVDIDHLPIAGDPVATGMGNPHMTFFVEDADAVDLHSFGPEHEHHPLYPERTNVEVVQVLARDEIRLRIWERGTGPTLASGSCSCAAAVAAARRGLTDRRVKVNVPGGVLMIDWREGGVWMEGPTAYVFDGVLTPQWLAS, from the coding sequence ATGAAAATGCATGGCCTGGGCAACGATTTCGTGGTTCTGGACTTGCGGGACGGGGGCGCGCCTCCCTCGCCGCAGGTCGTCGCGCGCATTGCCGACCGCCATTGCGGCGTTGGCTTCGATCAACTGGCCACCGTCGCATGGGACGATCAGGCCGATGTCCGGCTGGTCTTCTGGAACGCTGACGGCTCGTTCAGTTCCGCCTGTGGCAATGCCACGCGCTGTATCGCCCGTTTCGTCATGGACGAAACCGGCCGGGACCGGCTGAGCCTGCGCACGGATCACGGCATGCTGTATGCCGAGGACGCAGGACACGGGCTGACCCGCGTCAACATGGGGCAGCCGGTGCTGGACTGGCAGTCGATTCCCCTGGCGCAAGAGGTGGATATAGACCACCTGCCAATCGCGGGCGATCCGGTGGCGACCGGAATGGGCAATCCGCATATGACCTTTTTCGTCGAGGATGCCGATGCGGTGGATCTGCACAGCTTCGGTCCCGAACATGAACATCACCCGCTGTACCCTGAGCGCACAAATGTCGAGGTGGTGCAGGTGCTGGCGCGCGATGAGATCCGCCTGCGCATCTGGGAGCGGGGCACTGGTCCGACATTGGCGTCTGGCTCATGTTCCTGTGCGGCGGCCGTTGCGGCGGCGCGGCGCGGGCTGACGGACCGGCGGGTCAAGGTCAATGTTCCCGGAGGCGTGCTGATGATCGACTGGCGCGAGGGTGGCGTCTGGATGGAAGGCCCGACCGCCTATGTCTTTGACGGCGTGCTGACGCCACAATGGTTGGCATCATGA
- a CDS encoding exodeoxyribonuclease VII small subunit, producing MSEIEKLSFEEAMRELEATVGKLETGEATLEESISLYERGAALRAHCEKRLREAEERVEKITLSANGQPEAVKPAEGS from the coding sequence TTGAGCGAGATCGAAAAGCTGTCATTCGAGGAGGCCATGCGCGAATTGGAGGCGACCGTGGGCAAGCTGGAAACCGGCGAAGCGACGCTGGAGGAATCCATTTCCCTCTATGAACGCGGGGCCGCGCTGCGCGCCCATTGCGAAAAGCGCCTGCGCGAAGCAGAGGAGCGGGTCGAGAAGATCACCCTGTCGGCCAATGGGCAGCCCGAGGCCGTCAAGCCGGCCGAGGGATCGTGA
- the mtaB gene encoding tRNA (N(6)-L-threonylcarbamoyladenosine(37)-C(2))-methylthiotransferase MtaB gives MSTPVFSTLGCRLNAYETEAMREMAEDAGLSGAVVVNTCAVTAEAVRKARQEIRRLARENPGAPVIVTGCAAQTEPETFAAMPEVTKVIGNHEKMQPETWQSLHAPDLIGETEKVRVDDIMSVKETAGHLIDGFGRHRAYVQVQNGCDHRCTFCIIPFGRGNSRSVPAGVVVEQIKRLVGRGFNEVVLTGVDLTSWGADLPGQPRLGDLVMRILRLIPDLPRLRISSIDSIEADENLMLAIGSEPRLMPHLHLSLQAGDDMILKRMKRRHLRDDAIRFCEDARKLRPDLVFGADIIAGFPTETEQMFENSLKLVEDCGLTFLHVFPYSARKGTPAARMPAVKGPVIRERAGRLRQAGAAALRRHLEAQKGQVHRVLTEGPRLGRTEQFTEVEFSTDQPEGSLMDVTIAGHDGLRLTV, from the coding sequence ATGAGCACGCCCGTCTTTTCGACTCTGGGATGTCGTCTGAACGCCTATGAAACCGAGGCCATGCGCGAAATGGCCGAGGATGCAGGGCTTTCGGGCGCGGTTGTGGTCAATACCTGCGCCGTGACCGCCGAGGCCGTGCGCAAGGCGCGGCAGGAAATCCGTCGGCTGGCGCGTGAGAATCCCGGCGCGCCGGTGATCGTGACCGGCTGCGCCGCCCAGACCGAGCCGGAAACCTTTGCCGCCATGCCCGAGGTAACCAAGGTCATCGGCAATCATGAGAAGATGCAGCCTGAAACATGGCAAAGCCTGCATGCCCCCGATCTGATCGGAGAGACCGAGAAGGTTCGGGTCGATGACATCATGTCGGTCAAGGAAACGGCGGGTCATCTGATTGACGGTTTCGGCCGTCATCGCGCCTATGTGCAGGTGCAGAACGGCTGTGACCATCGCTGCACCTTCTGCATCATCCCCTTTGGTCGTGGCAACTCGCGCAGCGTTCCCGCGGGCGTGGTGGTCGAACAGATCAAGCGGCTTGTCGGCCGCGGTTTCAACGAGGTGGTGCTGACCGGGGTCGATCTGACCTCATGGGGTGCCGATTTGCCGGGACAGCCGCGCCTGGGCGATCTGGTCATGCGGATTTTGCGCCTGATCCCCGATCTGCCGCGCCTGCGGATCAGCAGCATCGATTCCATCGAGGCCGATGAAAACCTGATGCTGGCGATCGGTTCGGAACCACGCCTGATGCCGCATCTGCATCTGTCGCTGCAGGCTGGCGATGACATGATTCTCAAGCGGATGAAGCGGCGGCATCTGCGCGATGATGCGATTCGCTTTTGCGAGGACGCCCGCAAGCTGCGCCCCGATCTGGTCTTCGGGGCTGATATCATTGCGGGATTCCCGACGGAAACCGAACAGATGTTCGAAAACAGCCTGAAGCTGGTCGAGGATTGCGGGCTGACCTTCCTGCATGTGTTTCCCTATTCCGCCCGCAAGGGCACACCGGCCGCCCGGATGCCTGCGGTCAAGGGGCCGGTCATTCGCGAACGCGCGGGCCGGCTGCGTCAGGCCGGCGCTGCGGCGCTGCGCCGTCATCTCGAGGCTCAGAAGGGGCAGGTCCACCGCGTCCTGACAGAAGGGCCGCGGCTGGGGCGCACCGAGCAGTTCACCGAGGTGGAATTCTCCACCGATCAGCCCGAAGGCAGCCTGATGGATGTAACCATCGCCGGGCATGACGGTCTTCGCCTGACGGTCTGA
- a CDS encoding MotE family protein — protein MRKVLMPLLILTFLAPAALALWQAQGLSRLFAAFAESGELLQGCTDVPEAVALAEELRDRALRIERYMRSIEDRKTELAKAEESLTARLRELKAQKSRIRARQDSASSDVRSDIDRLVALYDQMKPDQAAAVLTNLPADFAAEILIRVRPEAGARIIAAVEPRQAALLTAQMGARSVRKQ, from the coding sequence ATGCGTAAGGTTCTGATGCCCTTGCTGATCTTGACATTTCTTGCGCCTGCCGCGCTGGCCCTTTGGCAGGCGCAGGGCCTTTCGCGCCTGTTTGCCGCCTTTGCGGAGTCCGGGGAGCTGCTGCAGGGCTGCACAGATGTGCCCGAAGCAGTGGCCTTGGCAGAGGAGCTGAGAGACCGCGCACTGCGCATCGAGCGCTACATGCGAAGCATCGAGGACCGCAAGACCGAACTGGCGAAAGCCGAGGAGAGCCTGACGGCGCGACTGCGCGAACTCAAGGCGCAAAAGAGCCGTATTCGCGCGCGCCAAGACTCTGCCTCAAGCGATGTGCGGTCAGATATCGACCGGCTTGTGGCCCTGTATGACCAGATGAAGCCGGACCAGGCGGCGGCGGTCCTCACCAATCTGCCAGCAGATTTTGCGGCCGAGATCCTGATCCGGGTCCGTCCCGAAGCGGGGGCCAGAATCATCGCAGCGGTCGAGCCGCGTCAGGCCGCCCTGCTGACGGCTCAGATGGGCGCGCGCAGCGTCCGGAAACAGTAG
- the fliP gene encoding flagellar type III secretion system pore protein FliP (The bacterial flagellar biogenesis protein FliP forms a type III secretion system (T3SS)-type pore required for flagellar assembly.) — MRAYLRADGGRVKGTILIALPIITIPATLHAQVPGGLDQAAAGLGQNAVLLVLVLTALSLAPGIAIMITCFPFIVTVLSILRQAIGLQQSPPNMLIVSLAMFLTWFIMDPVLREAWQVAGAPLRDGSIGISEALRLGIQPFADFMSARTDPDTMAGLAELAPAASGPPDRLSVLIPAFMLSEIQRAFEIGFLIALPFLIIDLVVSAVLMSMGMMMVPPVVVSLPFKLAFFVVVDGWSMIAGALIRSYS, encoded by the coding sequence ATGCGTGCGTATCTCCGGGCCGACGGAGGTCGCGTGAAAGGGACCATCCTGATCGCGCTGCCCATCATCACGATACCGGCGACTCTCCATGCGCAGGTGCCGGGTGGGCTGGATCAGGCTGCCGCCGGTCTGGGACAGAATGCTGTCTTGCTGGTTCTGGTCCTGACGGCGCTGTCTCTGGCACCGGGCATTGCGATTATGATCACCTGCTTTCCCTTCATCGTGACGGTGCTGTCGATCCTGCGTCAGGCCATTGGCCTGCAGCAATCGCCACCCAATATGCTGATTGTCAGCCTGGCCATGTTTCTGACCTGGTTCATCATGGATCCGGTCCTGCGCGAGGCATGGCAGGTGGCCGGCGCGCCGCTGCGTGACGGCTCGATCGGGATCTCCGAAGCACTTCGTCTCGGCATTCAACCCTTTGCCGATTTCATGAGTGCGCGTACCGATCCGGACACCATGGCCGGACTCGCGGAACTGGCTCCCGCCGCGTCAGGGCCGCCGGACCGATTGTCGGTCCTGATACCCGCCTTCATGCTGTCAGAGATTCAGCGGGCCTTCGAAATCGGCTTTCTGATCGCGCTGCCCTTCCTGATCATTGACCTGGTGGTCTCTGCAGTCCTGATGTCCATGGGCATGATGATGGTGCCACCGGTGGTGGTCTCCCTGCCCTTCAAGCTGGCGTTTTTCGTCGTTGTCGATGGTTGGAGCATGATCGCCGGCGCCCTGATCCGCAGCTACAGCTAG
- the dxs gene encoding 1-deoxy-D-xylulose-5-phosphate synthase, with translation MTDRPQTPVLDRVNLPSDLKSLTDTELRQLADELRSETISAVSVTGGHLGAGLGVVELTVALHAVFDTPRDKVIWDVGHQCYPHKILTGRRDRIRTLRTGGGLAGFTKRAESPYDPFGAGHSSTSISAALGFAAARDLGGDPGDAIAVIGDGAMSAGMAYEALNNAGHLGKRLFVVLNDNEMSIAPPVGAMSSYLTRLYTGGPFQELKAVAKGAVGMLPDAVQEGARRAKEMLKGIAVGGTLFEELGFSYIGPVDGHDLEQLLPLLRTVKSRASGPILIHAVTRKGKGYAPAENAADRGHATGKFHVGTGVQAKTKSNAPSYTSVFARELITQATGDDRIVGITAAMPDGTGLKQFADRFPRRSFDVGIAEQHAVTFAAGLAAGGMKPFCAIYSTFLQRGYDQVVHDVAVQGLPVRFAIDRAGLVGQDGPTHAGAYDIAFLANLPGFVVMAASDEAELAHMVATAAAHDEGPIAFRFPRGEGTGVDLPERGEILPIGKGRIVQPGSGVALLCLGTRLGAAIEAREALEARGIRPTIADARFAKPLDREMILELARDHDALITIEEGAIGGFGSHVAQLLADEGVFDHGLKFRSMVLPDRFVDHDAPFAMYEDSALNARHIEAKVLDVLGVDSIADCRA, from the coding sequence ATGACAGATCGTCCCCAGACACCGGTTCTTGACAGGGTCAATCTGCCCTCGGACCTCAAATCCCTGACCGATACCGAACTGCGGCAATTGGCGGATGAGTTGCGCTCGGAAACCATCAGCGCGGTCAGCGTGACCGGCGGCCATCTGGGCGCGGGGCTGGGCGTGGTCGAATTGACGGTTGCGCTGCATGCGGTGTTCGATACGCCGCGTGACAAGGTGATCTGGGATGTCGGGCATCAATGCTATCCGCACAAGATCCTGACCGGACGGCGCGACCGTATCCGCACGTTGCGCACCGGTGGCGGTCTGGCCGGTTTCACCAAACGCGCGGAAAGCCCCTATGATCCTTTTGGCGCGGGCCATTCCAGCACCTCGATCTCGGCCGCCCTGGGCTTTGCCGCAGCGCGGGATCTGGGCGGAGATCCGGGCGATGCCATCGCAGTAATTGGCGATGGTGCCATGAGCGCGGGCATGGCCTATGAGGCCCTGAACAATGCCGGTCATCTGGGCAAGCGCCTGTTCGTGGTGCTGAACGACAATGAAATGTCCATTGCGCCGCCGGTGGGCGCAATGTCCTCTTATCTGACGCGTCTTTACACGGGCGGGCCTTTCCAGGAACTGAAGGCCGTGGCCAAGGGCGCGGTCGGGATGTTGCCCGATGCCGTTCAGGAGGGTGCAAGGCGCGCGAAAGAGATGCTCAAGGGCATCGCCGTCGGCGGCACGCTGTTCGAAGAACTGGGGTTTTCCTATATCGGGCCGGTCGATGGCCATGATCTGGAACAGCTCTTGCCGCTGCTGCGAACCGTCAAATCGCGCGCGAGCGGTCCGATTCTGATCCATGCCGTCACCCGTAAGGGCAAGGGCTATGCGCCGGCGGAAAACGCCGCCGATCGCGGTCATGCCACCGGCAAGTTCCATGTGGGCACGGGGGTTCAGGCCAAGACCAAATCGAATGCACCCAGCTATACTTCGGTCTTTGCCAGGGAGCTGATCACCCAGGCAACCGGCGATGACCGGATTGTCGGGATCACCGCCGCCATGCCGGATGGCACCGGATTGAAACAATTCGCCGATCGCTTTCCACGCCGCAGCTTTGACGTGGGCATTGCCGAACAGCATGCCGTGACCTTTGCCGCCGGTCTGGCGGCGGGGGGGATGAAGCCCTTTTGCGCGATCTATTCGACCTTCCTTCAACGCGGCTATGATCAGGTCGTGCATGATGTCGCCGTTCAGGGGTTGCCCGTGCGTTTTGCGATAGACCGCGCGGGGCTCGTCGGCCAGGACGGGCCGACCCATGCGGGCGCCTACGATATTGCATTCCTTGCCAATCTTCCCGGTTTCGTGGTGATGGCTGCCTCGGATGAGGCCGAACTGGCGCATATGGTCGCGACGGCGGCGGCCCATGACGAAGGGCCGATAGCCTTTCGTTTTCCCCGTGGCGAGGGAACCGGTGTCGATCTTCCCGAGCGCGGTGAGATCCTGCCCATCGGAAAGGGCCGGATCGTGCAGCCCGGCAGTGGCGTTGCGCTGTTGTGCCTCGGGACGCGCCTCGGCGCGGCCATCGAGGCGCGCGAGGCACTGGAGGCCCGTGGTATCCGGCCGACCATTGCGGATGCGCGCTTTGCCAAACCGCTTGATCGCGAGATGATCCTGGAACTGGCACGCGACCATGACGCGCTGATCACCATCGAGGAAGGCGCCATCGGCGGCTTTGGCAGTCATGTCGCGCAATTGCTGGCCGATGAAGGCGTCTTTGACCATGGGTTGAAGTTCCGCTCTATGGTGCTGCCCGACCGTTTTGTCGATCACGATGCCCCCTTTGCCATGTATGAGGATTCCGCGCTGAATGCGCGGCATATCGAGGCAAAGGTTCTGGATGTTCTGGGCGTCGATTCCATCGCGGATTGCCGCGCTTGA
- a CDS encoding flagellar basal body-associated FliL family protein, whose amino-acid sequence MTQATGASPETGAGKKRLLMMTGAVVLFAACGFASTYLGFWSPAALLEQARRDKSQDALGDVVFLGLPRIEHSLPGSGGRNVVLSVSIETGAEHAAGIEQLTPRLLDAFNAFVAGIDPAAYDKRGVLEIVRAELMTRARQILGEEAVKGLLITEFLIR is encoded by the coding sequence ATGACCCAGGCGACCGGGGCGTCACCCGAGACGGGTGCCGGCAAAAAGCGTTTACTGATGATGACTGGCGCGGTTGTTCTGTTTGCAGCCTGCGGATTTGCCTCGACCTATTTGGGGTTTTGGTCCCCGGCCGCACTGCTGGAACAGGCAAGGCGGGACAAGTCGCAGGATGCGCTCGGAGATGTCGTGTTTCTGGGGCTTCCCCGGATCGAACACAGCCTGCCCGGAAGCGGGGGGCGCAATGTGGTTCTGTCGGTTTCCATCGAGACCGGGGCGGAGCATGCCGCCGGGATCGAACAGCTGACGCCCCGGCTCTTGGATGCGTTCAACGCCTTCGTCGCCGGGATCGATCCCGCCGCCTATGACAAACGTGGTGTGCTTGAGATCGTGCGGGCCGAACTGATGACGCGGGCGCGCCAGATTCTGGGAGAAGAGGCGGTGAAAGGCCTTTTGATCACGGAGTTCTTGATCAGATGA
- a CDS encoding FliM/FliN family flagellar motor switch protein, whose product MDGLKHLIDTDNIQVEVTIRLGRTRRTVAQLAALHEGDILILDQTIDDGVEICVGDKVIARGELTGDGSAEERLCVRISGPTEVA is encoded by the coding sequence ATGGACGGACTGAAACATCTGATCGATACCGACAATATCCAGGTCGAGGTCACCATACGGCTTGGGCGGACGCGCCGAACCGTGGCGCAGCTGGCCGCCCTGCATGAAGGTGACATCCTGATTCTGGACCAGACAATCGATGACGGCGTCGAAATCTGCGTCGGCGACAAGGTGATCGCGCGGGGCGAGCTGACCGGCGATGGCAGCGCAGAGGAACGGTTATGCGTGCGTATCTCCGGGCCGACGGAGGTCGCGTGA
- the fliF gene encoding flagellar basal-body MS-ring/collar protein FliF, translating to MQKLRDYWNERSSGQKAILAAAFLVSFLAITGFAWLANHPKMALLYGGLDAAQSGEVIAEIEKSGTAYEIRGDAIWVDESQRDHLRMELAAQGLPATGTAGYELLDGMSGFGTTSQMFDAAYWRAKEGELARTALALPNVESARVHLAVETGRGYRRNITGSASVTLTTNGQGITGEQASALRYLISSGVPGMRPEDVTVIDSQRGIVSASEEHAGKDRAAQMKRNVERILEPHVGVGNAIVELNLDLVTETELVTEQRYDPDQRALISQVTEETSNQSNSSGPAAVTAASNLPEGNGAQEESEQTSRSENRQQANYEVSSLRREVSRQPGAIRRLTVAVLVNGIETRNDRNEPVLVPRPDAELDVLRDLVASAVGYDESRGDMITVKSLPFAQLETTGTQADSGFLDRLELNTLARLAMVGFFALAVALLILRPILKNRPVLQPTALLDDSAAGTETVSAASEPVAADAEPDGQLLAPPVTPHPQLSLPQGDPVARLRSMMRERHDESVKILSGWIDNKENAH from the coding sequence TTGCAAAAACTGCGAGACTATTGGAACGAGCGAAGCTCAGGTCAGAAAGCCATTCTCGCGGCGGCCTTTCTGGTATCATTTCTTGCGATCACCGGTTTTGCCTGGCTGGCCAATCATCCGAAGATGGCATTGCTGTATGGTGGCCTGGATGCGGCCCAGTCGGGCGAGGTGATTGCCGAAATAGAAAAATCCGGCACCGCCTATGAGATCCGCGGCGATGCGATCTGGGTTGATGAAAGCCAGCGTGATCATCTGCGCATGGAACTGGCCGCGCAGGGGCTGCCGGCCACGGGCACGGCGGGATATGAGCTTCTGGACGGCATGTCCGGGTTCGGCACCACATCGCAGATGTTTGATGCCGCCTATTGGCGCGCCAAAGAGGGCGAGTTGGCGCGAACCGCATTGGCCTTGCCCAATGTCGAATCCGCAAGGGTCCATCTGGCCGTCGAAACCGGCCGGGGATACCGCCGCAACATCACCGGCAGCGCATCCGTGACCCTGACGACAAACGGTCAGGGCATCACCGGTGAACAGGCCTCGGCCTTGCGATATCTGATCTCATCAGGGGTGCCGGGCATGCGCCCCGAGGATGTCACCGTCATCGATAGCCAACGCGGGATTGTTTCGGCATCGGAAGAGCATGCCGGCAAGGATCGCGCGGCCCAGATGAAGCGCAATGTCGAACGCATTCTGGAACCCCATGTCGGGGTCGGAAATGCCATTGTCGAACTGAACCTCGATCTGGTCACGGAAACCGAGCTTGTGACCGAGCAGCGCTATGACCCGGACCAGCGCGCCCTGATCTCTCAGGTCACCGAGGAAACCAGCAACCAAAGCAATTCCTCTGGTCCGGCGGCCGTTACCGCCGCCTCGAACCTGCCCGAAGGCAATGGAGCACAGGAAGAAAGCGAGCAGACCTCGCGTTCCGAAAACCGCCAGCAAGCCAATTACGAGGTCAGCAGCCTGCGACGCGAAGTGTCCCGCCAACCCGGCGCGATCCGCCGCCTGACCGTCGCTGTACTGGTGAACGGTATCGAGACACGCAATGACCGGAACGAGCCCGTTCTGGTGCCCCGCCCTGACGCCGAGCTCGATGTCCTGCGTGACCTGGTGGCCTCCGCCGTAGGCTATGATGAAAGCCGCGGCGACATGATCACCGTGAAATCGCTGCCTTTCGCACAGCTGGAGACGACAGGGACGCAGGCCGATTCCGGATTTCTTGACCGCCTGGAGCTGAACACTCTCGCGCGTCTGGCCATGGTCGGTTTCTTTGCGCTTGCCGTGGCGCTGCTGATCCTGCGCCCGATCCTGAAAAACCGCCCGGTGCTGCAGCCGACCGCATTGCTGGATGACAGCGCCGCTGGCACCGAAACAGTTTCAGCCGCCAGTGAACCCGTGGCTGCCGACGCCGAACCTGACGGCCAGCTACTGGCACCGCCCGTCACGCCCCACCCGCAACTGTCGCTGCCCCAGGGCGATCCGGTGGCGCGCCTGCGCAGCATGATGCGCGAGCGGCACGACGAAAGCGTCAAGATCCTCAGCGGCTGGATCGACAACAAGGAGAACGCGCATTGA
- the motA gene encoding flagellar motor stator protein MotA, whose amino-acid sequence MFGFLGIIVTFAMVFGGYLLAGGKMAVITHALPFEMMIIMGAAIGSYLLSNDSHVLKATLTGFKRAFSGPKWTAQDHQDVLCLMFQLLRIARENPVELEQHIETPEESAIFMAYPKLAADHHVVSLISDTLRSNSLTYDDPYQVEEMLSRRIAIMREEEMHVPHALQTMADALPALGIVAAVLGVIKTMSAIDQPPEVLGKMIGGALVGTFLGVFLAYGFVAPLANRLGGVVKQDLGFYDVVKSVLVAGLHQHATNLCVEVGRQAVPEHVRPNFDTLEAALRELKKAA is encoded by the coding sequence ATGTTCGGTTTTCTTGGCATCATCGTGACATTCGCCATGGTTTTCGGCGGCTATCTGCTGGCTGGTGGCAAGATGGCCGTGATCACCCATGCGCTGCCCTTCGAGATGATGATCATCATGGGGGCCGCGATCGGATCCTATCTTCTGTCAAATGACAGTCATGTGCTCAAGGCGACGCTGACAGGGTTCAAACGTGCATTCTCGGGACCGAAGTGGACGGCCCAGGACCATCAGGATGTCTTGTGCCTGATGTTCCAGCTGCTGAGGATCGCGCGCGAAAACCCGGTCGAACTGGAACAGCATATCGAAACGCCCGAAGAATCCGCGATCTTCATGGCCTATCCGAAGCTGGCCGCCGATCATCATGTGGTGTCGCTGATTTCGGATACGCTGCGTTCCAACAGCCTGACCTATGACGATCCCTATCAGGTCGAAGAGATGCTGAGCCGGCGCATTGCCATCATGCGCGAAGAGGAAATGCATGTCCCCCACGCGCTGCAAACCATGGCAGACGCCTTGCCTGCGCTCGGGATCGTGGCCGCGGTTCTGGGGGTGATCAAGACCATGAGTGCCATCGACCAGCCTCCCGAGGTTCTGGGGAAGATGATTGGTGGGGCGCTGGTGGGCACATTCCTGGGGGTCTTTCTGGCCTATGGATTCGTGGCACCTCTGGCCAACCGCCTTGGTGGCGTCGTGAAGCAGGATCTGGGCTTTTACGACGTGGTGAAATCCGTCCTTGTGGCCGGGTTGCATCAGCATGCGACGAACCTTTGTGTTGAGGTCGGGCGGCAGGCGGTGCCAGAGCATGTCCGTCCGAATTTCGACACTTTGGAAGCCGCCTTGCGCGAACTGAAAAAGGCGGCGTGA